Proteins encoded by one window of Salvia splendens isolate huo1 chromosome 7, SspV2, whole genome shotgun sequence:
- the LOC121740972 gene encoding 26S proteasome regulatory subunit 4 homolog A has protein sequence MGQGTPGGLNRQLPGDRKNDGDKKDKKFEPAAPPARVGRKQRKQKGPEAAARIPVVTPLTKCKLRLLKLDRIKDYLLMEEEFVANQERLKPQEEKTEEDRSKVDDLRGTPMSVGNLEELIDENHAIVSSSVGPEYYVGILSFVDKDQLEPGCAILMHNKVLSVVGLLQDDVDPMVSVMKVEKAPLESYADIGGLDAQIQEIKEAVELPLTHPELYEDIGIKPPKGVILYGEPGTGKTLLAKAVANSTSATFLRVVGSELIQKYLGDGPKLVRELFRVADDLSPSIVFIDEIDAVGTKRYDAHSGGEREIQRTMLELLNQLDGFDSRGDVKVILATNKIESLDPALLRPGRIDRKIEFPLPDIKTRRRIFQIHTSRMTLADDVNLEEFVMTKDEFSGADIKAICTEAGLLALRERRMKVTHADFKKAKDKVMFKKKEGVPEGLYM, from the exons ATGGGTCAGGGTACTCCCGGAGGCCTCAATCGGCAGCTCCCCGGCGACCGCAAGAACGACGGCGACAAGAAGGACAAAAAATTCGAGCCGGCGGCACCTCCGGCTCGCGTCGGGCGCAAGCAGCGCAAGCAGAAGGGCCCGGAGGCGGCTGCACGGATCCCTGTGGTGACGCCTCTGACCAAGTGCAAGCTGCGACTCCTCAAGCTCGACAGAATCAAGGACTATCTGCTGATGGAGGAGGAGTTTGTAGCCAATCAGGAACGCCTAAAGCCACAGGAGGAGAAGACGGAGGAGGATCGCTCCAAGGTCGACGACCTGCGCGGCACGCCGATGAGCGTCGGAAATTTGGAGGAGCTGATTGATGAGAACCACGCCATCGTTTCGTCGTCTGTTGGACCTGAGTATTACGTCGGGATATTGTCGTTCGTCGATAAGGATCAGCTGGAACCGGGATGCGCCATTCTGATGCACAATAAG GTTCTTTCTGTCGTTGGACTGCTTCAAGATGATGTTGATCCCATGGTATCTGTGATGAAGGTTGAGAAGGCTCCTTTGGAGTCTTATGCTGATATTGGTGGACTGGATGCCCAGATCCAGGAGATCAAAGAGGCAGTTGAGCTTCCATTAACTCACCCTGAGTTATATGAAGATATTGGTATTAAACCTCCCAAGGGTGTTATACTCTACGGAGAGCCTGGAACTGGAAAAACATTACTCGCAAAG GCTGTGGCAAATTCTACTTCAGCAACTTTCTTGCGTGTTGTTGGAAGTGAACTAATTCAAAAGTATCTAGGAGATGGCCCTAAGTTGGTGAGAGAACTATTTAGAGTTGCTGATgacctatctccctcaattgtcttcattgatgaaattgatgctGTCGGTACAAAAAG GTATGATGCCCACTCAGGTGGTGAACGTGAAATTCAGAGGACTATGTTGGAATTACTGAACCAGCTAGATGGTTTTGATTCAAGAGGAGATGTGAAAGTTATTCTTGCGACGAATAAAATTGAAAGTCTTGACCCTGCCTTACTTAGGCCAGGTAGAATAGATAGAAAGATTGAATTTCCTCTACCAGATATCAAGACAAGAAGACGGATTTTCCAG ATTCACACATCAAGGATGACATTAGCTGATGATGTGAACCTGGAAGAGTTTGTTATGACAAAAGATGAGTTTTCTGGAGCTGATATCAAGGCCATATGCACCGAAGCCGGTTTGCTTGCCTTGAGAGAGCGTCGCATGAAG GTGACGCATGCAGATTTCAAGAAAGCGAAGGACAAGGTCATGTTCAAGAAGAAAGAGGGTGTTCCAGAGGGGCTATATatgtga